TTCTGTCTCCATAAACTTGTATTTGCCCCGCTCAAGCGGAGGGGTAAGAAAGACCAATTTCCCGCTGCCCCGCATATTCGGAACAAGACTTTCTTCAAATGACCAGGATTCTCCGTTATGACGCTTGAGCACTTCCCTCACGATAACGTAAGGTAACGGCAGCAGCCCTGGAATTTGAAGGCCAAGCTGAACGTGCACCTGATCTCCTGCATGCAGCAGCTCTGTATGTTCTCCGCTCGAGGTTAATTGCCGTGTTCCCACAGCTCTTCTGGCGCCTCCGAATTGGCCAATCAGCAAGTAGATGCTAAGCAAGGTGACCATGCTAAACAGCATAATGGAGGTCTTGCCTCCTTGAAACAATACATAAAATAAACATATGATCCAGACGAAGAGCACAATCCACGCTTTAGATTTCGTATATCGACCTGTGCGATAGCGAACTGACTTCAGCATAATATTCAGCGCTCCAACGATACAGGAACATGCTTCTGTTCAATAATTTGGGCAAGAATTTCTTCCTGGCTCATTCGATCCAGTCTTGCTTCAGGCTTCAGCACAACCCGGTGCGAGATGACGTACGGAGCAAGAACTTTAACGTCATCTGGAATGACGTAGTCTCTGCCGTTCAAGAAGGCATACGCTTTGACCGCATTCATGAATGCAATGGAAGCACGAGGACTAGCCCCGAGCAGAACGGAAGCATGCTCTCTTGTGCTGCGCACAATTCCAAGCAGATAATCGGTTACAGCCTCGTCCATATAAACATTTCGAATTTCTTGCTGGACTTCGGCAATTTGATCCATGTGGGTAACGGGTCTAAGCTTATCTGCCGGTTGTCCTTGCTGATGCTGTCTCAATAAATGCTTCTCTGTTGCGGCATCAGGATAGCCAAGGCTGATCTTGAGCATAAACCGGTCCAGCTGAGCCTCTGGGAGCATATAAGTTCCTTCAAAATCAATTGGGTTCTGTGTTGCGCACATCATAAACGGTTTAGGAAGCTCATACGTGTCTCCATCGACCGTGACGCTTCGCTCCTCCATGACTTCAAGCAGGGCGGATTGCGTCTTTGTGGTGGCACGGTTAATCTCATCGGCGAGCAGAATATTGGTCATGACCGGACCAGGTCTGAAATAAAAACGCTCATCCCTCGGATGGAACACGGATACACCTGTAATATCACTCGGCAGGATGTCAGGATTACATTGAATTCTGCGGTATTCTCCCTGCATGGAGCGGGCTAACGCCTTGATCAGCTGAGTTTTCCCCGTCCCGGGAACGTCTTCTATAAGAACATGCCCTCCAGCCAGCAGTGCTGTGAGCAGTAATTGTATTTCAAAAGATTTGCCTAATATAGTAGATTCGAGATTCGATTTTACTTCGGATATGATCTGCATCGATTCCTTACTTACGGGCATGTACGTATGTACCTCCTAATAGGCAGTATATTTTCCTTTTATTGTACATGAAGTGAGTAGGCAAAGTACAATGTTTGCTCTACCTTTTTTCATATTGAAATTGCTAGATTTGAAACTATGGGGTTTAAACACGACTCTCGAGCTTCGATAGTGTAACTTACTCATCCTTGTTAAGCAACAAAAAAAGATGAGGCATTCTTTCTCTGCCTCATCTTAGCTTTATAACGAAACCCATTTTATTAACCTCAGCCCTTCGGCTTAAAAAACAAGGCAGCCAGAAAGGAGAATATAATAGCCGATGATATACCTGCACTGGTAAGATTGAACACCCCTGTGATGACACCAAGCCATCCATCCCGCTCCAGCTCGGTCAGCGCTCCATGAACAAGCGAGTTGCCAAAGCTCGTAATCGGTATCGAAGCGCCGGCGCCGGCGAACTTCACTAAAGGATCATACCAGCCCACCGCATCCATAACTGCGCCTGTTACGACCAGTGTGCTCATCGTGTGTGCTGGAGTCAGCTTGAGTACATCGAACATGAGTTGTCCGATCACACAGATCAGTCCGCCAATAAGAAAAGCCCATAGAAACTGCATGTCTTATTCCTCCTCTCTCTCAATAGCTACGGCATGAGCGATACAAGGGATCGTTTCGCCCTGCTGATAAGACAAAGGAGATAATAAAGCGCCTGTTGCTACAACCAATACTTTATTTAATTCCCCTTTTTTAATTCTTTTGATTAAATGTCCGTACGTTACTGTTGCAGAACAGCCGCAGCCGCTGCCTCCGGCAAATACATACTTCTGAGTGTTGATATCATAAATCATGAGTCCGCAGTCGTTGAACTCTGTCTGCTCCATCGGTATTCCTTCCTTTTGAAGCAGCTGCTTAGCTATAGGCAGTCCAACCGAGGCGAGGTCTCCCGTCACGATCAAGTCATAATATCCAGGCTCCAGTCCCGTATCCCGAAAATGAGATATGAGCGTGTCGGCTGCTGCAGGCGCCATCGCTGCTCCCATGTTATAAGGGTCCTTGATGCCCAGATCCATAACTCGTCCAATGGTTGCACGGCGAACGACAGGTCCGCTGCCCGTCTTGCTTATAATGGCGCAGCCGGAGCCTGTTACTGTATTTTGCGCTGTAGGCGGCTTCTGAGCCCCATATTCCGTTGGAAAACGGAACTGCTTCTCAACCGTACAATTGTGGCTTGAAGTGCCAGCCAGAACGTAATCTCCGCCTCCCGAATCGACAATTAAGGAAGCCAGCGCAAGGCTTTCCATGGACGTTGAGCAAGCGCCGAATAAGCCTAAGTATGGAACACCCAGTTGCCGCGCAGAAAATGAACTGCTGATGATTTGGTTCATCAAATCACCACCCACAAAATATTGCAGTTCGTTTTTCGATATGTTTGCGTTAGCGATCGCAATTTGAGCAGCCTGCTCAAACAGCCGACGCTCCGCTTTTTCCCATGTTTTTTCGCCAATCTGCAGGTTGTCATAGATGTAATCAAAATCCTCGGCCAGCGGTCCTTCCCCTTCTTCAGGTCCCACCACGCTGGATGTACCGATGATGCGCGGCTTGTTCTCAAATTCCCAGGTTTGTCCTCCGACTCTTCTCATAGATGGTATCCTCCGAATCCAAGGCAAGCGTAGATTATACCAATAATAAATGCAGCAACGACACCAAACACGATGACTGAGCCAGCGAGCTTGAACATGTTGGCGCCTACCCCGAGCACAAGACCTTCAGCCCGATGCTCCAGTGCAGCCGAACACATGGAGTTCGCAAAGCCTGTAACAGGGACCGCGGTACCCGCTCCAGCAAATTGCGCGATCTTATCGTATACAC
This sequence is a window from Paenibacillus urinalis. Protein-coding genes within it:
- a CDS encoding AAA family ATPase: MPVSKESMQIISEVKSNLESTILGKSFEIQLLLTALLAGGHVLIEDVPGTGKTQLIKALARSMQGEYRRIQCNPDILPSDITGVSVFHPRDERFYFRPGPVMTNILLADEINRATTKTQSALLEVMEERSVTVDGDTYELPKPFMMCATQNPIDFEGTYMLPEAQLDRFMLKISLGYPDAATEKHLLRQHQQGQPADKLRPVTHMDQIAEVQQEIRNVYMDEAVTDYLLGIVRSTREHASVLLGASPRASIAFMNAVKAYAFLNGRDYVIPDDVKVLAPYVISHRVVLKPEARLDRMSQEEILAQIIEQKHVPVSLER
- the spoVAE gene encoding stage V sporulation protein AE translates to MQFLWAFLIGGLICVIGQLMFDVLKLTPAHTMSTLVVTGAVMDAVGWYDPLVKFAGAGASIPITSFGNSLVHGALTELERDGWLGVITGVFNLTSAGISSAIIFSFLAALFFKPKG
- the spoVAD gene encoding stage V sporulation protein AD is translated as MRRVGGQTWEFENKPRIIGTSSVVGPEEGEGPLAEDFDYIYDNLQIGEKTWEKAERRLFEQAAQIAIANANISKNELQYFVGGDLMNQIISSSFSARQLGVPYLGLFGACSTSMESLALASLIVDSGGGDYVLAGTSSHNCTVEKQFRFPTEYGAQKPPTAQNTVTGSGCAIISKTGSGPVVRRATIGRVMDLGIKDPYNMGAAMAPAAADTLISHFRDTGLEPGYYDLIVTGDLASVGLPIAKQLLQKEGIPMEQTEFNDCGLMIYDINTQKYVFAGGSGCGCSATVTYGHLIKRIKKGELNKVLVVATGALLSPLSYQQGETIPCIAHAVAIEREEE